The following proteins are co-located in the Camelina sativa cultivar DH55 chromosome 12, Cs, whole genome shotgun sequence genome:
- the LOC104729521 gene encoding GATA transcription factor 19-like — MGFSMFFSAENDVAHHSSPYASVDCTLSLGTPSTRLCNDDDGCRFSSHTSDALGWDFLNGAKKGSTGGGGNNRLSRRCANCDTTSTPLWRNGPRGPKSLCNACGIRFKKEERRASTVGNSTTGGGSTAAGVPTSDHQAGANHYNFINRDQYASSSPWVHHHQHNTPYNYSPANNEYTFVGDVRDVDHDATSDPFLSWRLNVADRTSLVHDFTM; from the exons ATGGGTTTCTCAATGTTCTTCTCCGCTGAAAACGACGTCGCCCATCACTCTTCTCCTTATGCTTCTGTTGACTGCACTCTCTCGCTTGGAACTCCCTCCACTCGCCTCTGCAACGATGATGATGGATGTagattctcttcacatacctcCGACGCCTTAGGCTGGGACTTCTTGAACGGTGCCAAGAAAGGCAGTACTGGAGGCGGCGGTAATAACCGCCTCTCTCGCCGTTGCGCCAACTGCGACACCACTTCTACTCCTCTTTGGAGAAACGGTCCAAGAGGTCCCAAG TCATTGTGTAACGCGTGTGGAATCCGattcaagaaagaagagagacggGCATCGACCGTCGGAAACTCGACCACCGGCGGAGGATCAACGGCGGCTGGAGTACCAACTTCGGATCATCAAGCGGGTGCAAATCATTATAACTTTATCAATCGTGATCAATATGCTTCATCGTCGCCTTGGGTACACCACCATCAGCATAACACGCCTTATAATTACTCGCCGGCGAATAACGAATACACATTCGTTGGTGACGTCAGAGACGTTGATCATGACGCCACGTCCGACCCGTTCTTGTCTTGGAGGCTTAACGTCGCCGACCGGACCAGCCTTGTCCATGATTTTACGATGTGA